CTTCTTTACCCCAGTTGAGGATAGTATCAGTAATCATACCATCGTTCATGATAACTTGGATACCACGGGCAATTGCCACGATCAAGGCTACACTGAGCAAGTCAGCAGCACCATTCATGAAGGCAGAGATAATCTTGTCTTCTTTAAGACCATAAACAACACCGATAAGGATACCCATAAAGGCGAAGAGCATTGCGCCCTCTGGGAAGTACCAAGTACCCAAAGCAGCTGTAGATGAGCCAACAATCTTACCGATAACTGGAAGACCAGTCAACCAAGTATTTAAGTCTCCAAAGAGAGTAATACCTAAGTCACTCCATGGAATGAAACTCAAGACCATCAAGACAAAGGTCAATACAAAGAGAACAAAGACATGTTTTTGTTTCTTAGTAAGAGTTGAATTAACGTTTTCTTCGTCTTCACCAACATTGAAGAATTTCATATCTTCATCACGTGTTGCATAAGTAAGAGACTTAGTTGGATCTTTTTGGATCTTATCAGCATACTTGTAAACGAACCAAGTGCTAAGACCAGTTAAAGCAAACCAGAAAATCAAACGAAGGATAATCCCTTCACCAAGACCTACACCTGCAGTTGATGAAGCAATACCTGTCGCAAATGGGTTCAAGGTAGATGCCAAACATCCTATTTGTGAACCGAGCAAGATAATGGCAACCCCAGTCAAGCTATCAAATCCAACAGCCATCATAACTGGCACAAGAAGAGGATAGAAGGCCATGGTTTCTTCACCCATACCATAAGTTGTACCACCGAGGGCAAACAAAGGCATGAGAACCAAAATCAACATCTTTTCGCGGCCCTTGTACTTCTTCACAATAGAAGCAATACCAGTGTCTAGCATACCAGTTTCATTGACAACACCAAGGAAACCACCAACCATGAGGATGAAGAAGGCTACATCGATCGCTGCACTTGTTTCCTTAATCAGCGAACCTTCCTCTGGATGAGTACCTAGCATAGCCCGAATCGGTGCCATGAGAACATCCCAAATCCCTTGCGGATTTTGGGGTTGAGCTTTGTAAACACCATCCACAAAGGCACCTGCAGGGATGATCCAAGTCAACACTGCCATAATAGCAATGATTATCAACAAGACGGTGTAAGATGAAGGCATCTTAAACCCTTTTTTAGCTTTTTCACTCATTTGTTTTTCCTCCTAATGTCTAACAAAGTGCAAAAAACCAACCACTTTCTTAAATAAATATTTAAGAAAAACGCTTTCTATTTATATTTATTTTACCACATTAAGGTCTAAAAAACTAGTATTTTTTGAAAATATCGCATTTATTTTCAAGAAATATTCCTAACTTGATATAAAGACGTTAGAAACACTATATATTTTACTAGTAAAATAGCTTATTCTTTTTCAATAATTGTTCCGCTTTCAGATTCGATCAAAGCGCCAAGATTTTCAAGGGAAGTAATAACTGCTTTTCCTTCTGGACGACCGTTGACAAAAGCGATAGCTGCTTCTACTTTTGGAAGCATGCTGCCTGGGGCAAATTGGTCTTGTTTGATATATTCTTCCAGCTGAGCAACATTCACATGTTCCAACTTTTCTTGGTCTGGTTTATTGTAGTTGACAAAGACGTAATCTACACCAGTCAAGACGATGAAGAGGTCAGCTTCGACTAATTCCGCCAAGCGTTGAGAAGCAAAGTCCTTATCAATAACAGCTTCAACACCAGCCAAATGACCGTTGTCTTCCTTGATGACTGGAATTCCGCCACCACCAGCAGCAACGACCACTTGACCAGCATTCAAGAGGGTACGAATTGTTTCGATTTCCTTGATATCAACAGGTTTTGGTGAAGCAACAACCTTGCGCCAACCGCGGCCAGCATCCTCTTTGAAAGTTGCTCCGCTCTTTTCAGCTTCTGCTTTTGCTTCTTCTTCTGAATAGAAAGGACCAATTGGTTTGCTCAAGTTAACAAAAGCTGGGTCATTTTTATCGACAACAACTTGTGTCACAACTGAAGCAACATCTTTTTCGATGCCTTCATCCAAGAGAGCATTTTGCAAGGCATTTTGTAGCCAGAAACCGATGCTACCTTCTGTCATAGCAACAAGTGAATCAAGTGGGAAAGCAGGGTTCTTCTCAGAATCAGCCGCCAAGTGTTGGAGCAAGAGATTTCCAACTTGAGGACCATTACCGTGAGTGATGATCAAATCATCCCCATTTTTAATCAGTTTTACAAGGTGCTTAGCTGTTTCCACCAAAGCTTCCTGTTGAGCTTTTGCTGATGGATCAGAAGAAAGAATCGCATTTCCTCCCAAAGCCACTACTATTTTACGATTTGCCATAAATTCTCCTTTATCACATTCAATTGAATGCCTTTAGATTTCGGTTTAATATTTTTTCAAATTTTTATAAGAAATAACAGATTTCCATCATATAAAAGAGGACTGGACTAAAGCTATTAGTCGCAGCCCTCATAGCTGTTGGTAGACGGTTTCTTATGTAAGATTATACTTTTGGAATGTAAAGGTTGCCGAGTGTAGCAGCCATAACAGCTTTGATTGTGTGCATACGGTTTTCTGCTTGGTCAAAGTGGCGAGCGTATTTGCTACGGAATACTTCGTCTGTTACTTCCATTTCTTCTACGCCAAATTTTTCAGCGACATCTTTACCGTAAACAGTATTTGTATCGTGGAATGCTGGCAAGCAGTGCAAGAAGATCAAGTCTTCATTATCAGCTTTCTTCACCAATTCCATGTTAACTTGGTAAGGTTTCAAAAGTGCAACGCGTTCTGCGAATTTATCTTCTTCACCCATAGATACCCAAACGTCTGTGTAAAGTACGTCTGCACCTTTAACAGCTTCGTCTGCATCTTCCGTGATGAGGATGTGTGCGCCACTTTCTTTCGCAAAGCCTTCTGCCAATTCAACAATTTCTTTTTCTGGGAAGAGTTCTTTTGGTGAGAAGATGTGAACGTTAACGCCAAGGATAGCTCCTGTTACGAGCAAACTATTAGCAACGTTGTTACGTCCATCACCACAGTAAACCAATGTCAAGCCTTCCAAACGACCAAAGTTTTCTTGGACTGTCAAATAGTCAGCAAGCATTTGAGTTGGGTGCCATTCGTCAGTCAAACCATTCCATACTGGAACACCTGAGAATTCTGCCAATTCTTCTACCATGCGTTGGCTGAAGCCGCGGAATTCAATCCCGTCAAACATACGTCCCAATACTTTAGCAGTATCTTCTGTAGATTCTTTCTTACCAAGCTGAATATCATTAGCACCAAGGTATTCTGGATGTGCACCAAGGTCAATAGCTGCTGTAGTAAAGGCTGCACGCGTACGAGTAGATGTTTTTTCAAACAAGAGAGCGATATTCTTACCAGCAAGATAGTGGTGTTGAATATTGCGTTTCTTTAAGTCTTTCAAGTGAGCTGAAAGTCCGATTAGGTATTCTAATTCTGCACGAGTAAAGTCTTTTTCTGCAAGGAAGCTACGTCCTTGGAATACTGAATGTGTCATTCTGTTATTTCCTCTTTCTAGTTATTAAATTTCTATTGATAAATTGTCGAACACGAATTAAACTTCTTCACGTTCAAATGGCATAGACATACAACGAGGTCCACCACGGCCCCGAACCAATTCACTTCCGCGAATCTTGATCAAGCGAAGCCCGTATTCTTCCAAAATCTTGTTGGTTACGGTATTGCGGTCATACACTACTACCACACCAGGAGCGATAGTCAAGGTGTTAGAACCGTCATTCCATTGTTCACGTCCAGCTGCTACGATATTGCCGCCACCGCAACGAATCAAATGAACTTTTTCTACGCCAAGGTTTTGAGCCAGAAGCTCAGCCAAGTCACCTTTTTCTTCAACGATCTTCAGTTTTTCGTTTTCATAAGTAACGGAGTAAACGCGAAGGTCGCCTTCGATTTCTGGGTGAATGGTGAACTTGTCATAGTCAACCATAGTGAAGACAGTATCTAAGTGCATGAATTTACGGTTGTTAGCAAATTCAAAGGCCAATACTTTCTTGAAGCCAACATTCTTCTTGAAGATATTCACCAAAAGTTTTTCGATAGATGCTGCGTCTGTACGTTGAGAAATACCAACTGCCAATACATCTTTAGAAAGAACTAACTCATCTCCACCTTCGATACGAGTATCTTCTTCACGGTTGTAAACCAATTCCACTTTTCCAGCGTATTCTGGGTGATATTTGAAGATGTATTTACCGTAGAGGGTTTCACGGTTACGAGTATCTGCAAACATGTGGTTGAGCGATACAGCATTACCAATGGTAGCAAATGGATCGCGTGTGAAGTAAAGGTTTGGCATTGGATCAATCGCAAATGGATAATCTGATTCTACCAAGTCAGTCAGACCTTTCGCTTCGTCAGGAATTTCTGGCAATTCAGCTTTTTGAACCCCTGCCATTGTTTTTTCAACCAATTCTTGGTTGTCCTTGATACCATGCAGCAATTCACGAATAGCTTTCTTCGTTTCGCGTCCACGAATATTTGCTTCTTCCAAATATTCTTCGATGAACTGTTCACGAATTTCTGGAGAAATCAAGGATTCAGCAGCCAATTTTTCGAGATAAAGAACTTCAATTCCTTCATCACGAAGAGCTTGAGCGAATGCATCGTGTTCTTTTTGAGCATCTTCCAAGAAAGGAATGTCATCAAAAAGAAGACGTTCTAGGTAGTCCGGTAGTAAGTTTTCCAGCTCTTTGCCCGGACGGTGCAACATAACTTTTTTCAGTTTCCCAATTTCTGAGAAAACATGAATTGGATGTGTAGACATCTATTGTCCTCCTTTTCGTTGAGGTTTGGTTTCCCAATCCCTTTTATGCTATTATTCTATCATGGATTAGAAAGGCTTACACCTAAAATCTTACATTACAAATGCCAAATCCTTTGCGTTTTTTATAAAACATTATGATATTTATTTATTTTAAAGCGTTTTCTTTGCATATTTTGATTGTTCTATTATTTTTAGGAATATATATTTTTTTGTAAAAAATATATGTTCAATTAATATTAGAATATGATTAGAAAAAGCTTTTAAATGTGTAAAAATGTTTGAAAAAAGCCAATCAAATGATTGATTAGCTTCCTTCAAAATATCTCATAAAGTAATCCTTATTCTTAAATGTCAATTTTTTATGCTCGTAGTCAATCACTCCTTCTTCTCTTAGTTTTTTTAAAACCTGATTGACTGTTTCACGTGTAGTGGCTCCTAACTTGGCCAACTCTTTCATACTCATTGGAAATGGAAGTGTATCCTGCTCTTTGCACAGATCCATGCATAAAATAGATAAAGACTGGGTTACACGGTCCGTCGCACTGGCTGAGACGACATTCCGTAAGCGCAATTCCTGAAATTCTAAAATCTGCGATAAACGCTTGGTGATAAACAACAGCTGATCCACATTCTTTTTTGAATAGTCCTCAAATAAGTCCATCGGAATGCTGAAGTACTCGACATTGGTAACCGCGCTAGCCGTATAATGATAACGCTCATCGAAAAACATACCTCCATATGGAAACACACTATTCATTTTAATATAATCCATATAAGAAAAAGTATCAGTTGAATCATACTGTTCGATACGAACATAGCCTCGATGCAGGAGGAAAAGACGATCCCTACGGTCCCCTGAAAAGAAGATAATCTGTCCCTTGGGAATCTTCCGGAATTGAATCTCAATAGCAATCTTATCAAAAATTTCCACAGGAAAATGTGCAAATGCTGGATGCTGTCTAATAATCTGATAATGTTCCTTATTGATCATAATAACCCTTCTTACTTGCTATTAGTATTATAGCATAAATCCGCTTCCAAAAACAGAAATTATTATCCTAGTTTATTTTGGTGAAAAAGAATAATATGAAAGTAAATCAGTAGCAATTTAGCTTTACTCGCTTACTTCGAAAATTCGTTTTAAAAGTTCTATCAGACCGTTTAAATACTCCTGCTAAGTACATTAAGAATCCTTTTCTAACAAAAAGAGAGGCTAGGAATCTTTTGTCCTAACCTTTCCTTACTATCCAAACTCGTTTAGGCTCTTACCTACTTTACTTGAGCCTTATTAAGCATTTTTACTCTTGGTATTAAAAATTGATAAGGATAGAAACTTCTTAGTCAGAAATACCAGAGCAAGAAATTCTACCAAAATAATCACTTCAACCAGAATCGGCTGAGTCAGCCAACCAACTTGAACCAGAGCAGGGGCCAAATCAATCAAAGCATGAAAGCCCAGAGCTGCAAGAAAATAGCTCATTTTTTTGTCTTTGACAGCCGTCCAAACCCAGAAAGTCAAGAATACTTGGATCGCAAGTGCTAAAATCCGCTCGAAAGCCAGTAGATAAATCTGCCCTACTTGTAGTTTTTGCACATGAGAAATCGTCGTTTGGGGTAATTGCGCTAGCAAGGTGCTGTCCCCTTGGCTGACTAGTTGAGCGAGGACAAACAGACTCAAGAGACCTGAAATACCTATGAAAAGAGCTTCGATCCCGCCGTGTCCTAAACCATAGGCCAGACCATCACCGATAGTCAGTGGACGCTTCTTTTGTAGATATCGAAAAATCACATAGCGCGCTGTCTCCTCAAAGATAGCTGCCGTTGCAATGCCATACAAAACATAAAGCAAGGGAGCATTTTTCATTAGAGCAATCGTTCCATCAGCCTGAGGCTGAAGAACCAATCGATGTAGGAGATTTTCGAAAATCTGACTAGACAGATAAAATCCAACCCCTCCCAAGAGGAAAACAAGCAAGGAAATCTGCTTGGTCTTTTTAAAATAAATTACTGGAATGACTACAGCGGCTAAAATCAGCACCATAGCAATCAAAATATGCATTTGAAGCATGAAATCGTCTCCTCAACTATTAAAAGTTTTACTAGAATTATACCTTTTTCCTCCCAGATGTCAATCCTCTAAAAAAGCTGGTCAGAAAACTCACATTCAGAACAAAATACGAGGATCGACTCGCATTCTACAACTATTTTCAATAAAGCAGCCTCATTCAGCAGTTTCATTGCAGATCCTAGTTGCTGGGCCGATTTTAATTCATGTTGACCCGGTGCCACTCATTGATAATATAGGCAATTTGACCGACCTGATCAATACCAACTCCACTAATCTCCTCACTGGCTTCTGTACTTCCACCTAGATAGGCTGTATAAAGTGCCACAATATAGGGCTTCTCCTCCATAACAATAGCATCAACATTAAGAGCCTCTCTAACATACCCAGGCTTTTGGTAAATTGTCAAATCGTATAAATAACGTTTGTAATATTCACCAGGGAAGGAAACACCGATAAAATAAAGAATATCCTTGTATTTTTCTTGGTTATTCCACAGATACTCCAGAACTTGAATATAGTAGTCCGTTGTTGTTTTATTTTCTCTGCTGATCGTCTTGACTTTAGCTTTTGACTGGCCATACCTTCCAAACATGCTGTAGGCCTTATCCATACCGCCTAGTCGCTCTGCTAGCGCATAAGCGGGCGTATTTTCAGAGTAGACTAGGGAATACTCCTGCATATCAGGAATAGACATGGCGCCATTGAAGGCCGCTACATAGTTATCGTGTTCTCCCTTGTATTCATAGCTGGTGTTGGTAATATCAAACCGCTCTTCCAGCGATAATTTTCCTGCTGCTACCTCATCAACAACCAACATATTAAGGGGGAGTTTATAAGTAGAGCCTGCTGTCATAGACTGGGTATCATTCATGGCATAGGTTTGCCCAGTCGTCAGGTCTTTATAAGAAAAAGCAAGCTGCGAAGATTCAATTCCCATGTCATCCATGTAAGCCTGAATAACTTGTGGCAAGGTCATATTCGCATAATCGTAAGATAAGCCCAAGGCTTCCATGGTCGGAAAATCCTGCTCTATCACCTCTTGCTTCTCTTCCATTGTCTTGCTAGCACGCGCAGTCCCCTCAGACTTCGTTTCCTCTCCTTCTGTAGACTGTGAAGAAGCGATTGATTGACCTGCTTCTGCTATCTTTTTATCAGCTCGCTGTGGCTCCACCAAAAGACCCAAATAACAAATAAATAAGAAAACACCACCGAACCAGCAAGCCAGTTTCTTTATGTCATTTTTAATCAAAGTTTTTCTCCTAATATTTTAGTATTATAAAAGATTCTCATTAAAATAACAAGTAGAAAGGTCAATTTAAGGGCATTTAAAAACGAATCATTGCGATCCGTTTTATAATTCTATTATTTAGCTGCTGCGTAAAGCTCATCTACTTTATTCCAGTTGATCACTGAGAAGAAAGCCTTGATATAGTCAGGACGCACGTTGCGGTATTTCACGTAGTAAGCATGTTCCCAAACATCCAAGCCCAAGATTGGTTTCTTACCTTCTGAGATTGGTGTATCTTGGTTCGCTGTTGAAGTTACTTCAAGTTTCCCTTCTTTGTTGACAACCAACCATGCCCAACCTGATCCGAAACGAGTTGTTGCTGCTGCAGTGAAGGCTGCTTGGAATTCTTCAAATGAACCAAATGTCGCATCGATCGCTGCTGCAAGTTCTGCTGAAGGAGCTGTCTTCTCAGGAGTCATCAATTCCCAGAAAAGAGCGTGGTTCAAGTGTCCACCACCGTTGTTGATCACTGCTTGGCGAATATCAGCCGGAATAGACTCAACATCTGCCAACAGTTTTTCTAAATCTTCACCAATTTCAGGGTGTTTTTCAAGCGCCGCATTTACGTTATTCACGTAAGTTTGATGGTGCTTGTCATGGTGAAGGTGCATTGTTTCCTCATCGATGTAAGGTTCCAAAGCGTCGTATGCATAAGGTAGATCTGGTAAAATAATTGCCATTTACTTGTCCTCATTTTCTTTATTATTATACAAATTATAACGCAAAAACGCACATTTTTCAACTATTTTGCTTATAAATTTTGCTAAGCTTTTAGAAGTTTCCTGTTGCGATTTTTAACAAGGCAAGGTCAAAAAGGTAGTCCTTGTCATAAAGGCCAGACTTGATCTGGTAGTCCGTTTCAATCAAACAGGTCAGGGTTCTTTTCAGAAAGTTGAGGCTGAGCCCACGCGCATCCTTGAGTGCAAACTTGACTTGGAAGGGATTGATCTTGCGTCCAAGATAGTCTGATAAATCCGACACGATTTGGCTCTCAGATCGGCCATTATCCGCCAAAATTTTAACCTGAGTAAACATCCGAAATTGACCTAACATGATAGCAATCAACTTGATTTCATCTTCACCCTGCAAGGTCAGATCGCGCACCAAACTCCGCGCCGCATCAATTTGTTTCTGTAAAATAAGCTGGGTCAAATCAAAAATATTATCTTGCAAGGTTTTAGGAATGGCCTCAGCAATATCCTCTAAGCTAACTTGCCCCGACTCTTTATAAGACTTCAGAAAAGCCAAGTTTTTACTGATTTCGCTGAAATGAAAGCCTGATTTGATGAGCAAGTGGTCAAAAGCCTTCGGAACAAAATCCAAACCTTCAAGCTGGGCTTGTTTGGTAAAATACTGACGTAAGTCTGCTTCCTTAATCTCAGCTGCTTCAAAAATCTGTCCATCTCGCTTGAGTATCTTGACTAGTCGGCGTTTGCTGTCTAGCTTGCCTTCCGCGAAAATGACCAATTTGGTCGTGCTATTAGGATTTTCCAAATACTGCTCAAAGGACTTGACCTCTTCATCCGATAAATAGCGCTTTTTCGCTGTTGTTAGATCCGCAAAATGATCTAAAATAATAATCTTTTCATCCGCAAAAAAAGGCAGACTGACTAAATCTAACTCCACATCTGCATAAGACGTTTCTTTCATATCAAACAAGGTGACATTCAAATCCGCTGGATCGTAGTGAATCTGCTTCAGAAACTCGTCTTTTAACAGCTCAAATTGCCCCAAGTCGTCTCCCGTCAAAATCGTTAAGGTCGACAGATTTTCGGGAGTGATTTTTCTAATTTTTTCAATTGCTAACATAGTGGCACTCCCTTCTATTTTCTCGATTCTTAGTCATGTATAAATTGTAACAAAAAACAGCAGGAAAGTCTGCTGTTTTTTATCATTCTGACTAGAATATCAGAGACTAAAAGAATTGTCCCAACTGCATGATGATTGTGACCAAAAGAGTTACGAGAAAGAGAACTCCGCCCAGCACGGCAATCATGCTAAAATCTTGCTTCTCTCTTTTCAACGGTTTTCTACGATTATCTAGCTGCTCGTTGATATGTTCCTGCAGAATTCCCTTTTTCTTCTCTGGCATGATTGTCCTCCCTTACTAAATCTGCATAAAGGAACTTGCCCTCATTGAAAGTAAGTTCTCATGCCTTATATTGCTCCAAACTAGCCTGATTAGCAACCTGTTTCTGTCTAGCAAGTGCTGCTTCCATCTCTGATGAGTAAGCAAGGACAGCTTGAATCTTATCCACCATGATTGAGACATTTTCTGGTGTATAAATGTGATCATCCGCAATAAATCGACGACTATGGCAAGTATTTTTGAAGCTGAGAATCAACATGTTGTTCTCAAAGGCTGTGCGACATGCATTGAGGATTTCATCACTGATATTGATATCTAGATACAAGTCACATCTCTCAAAAAGCTCTGCAACCTTTGCCGGACGAATATTTGGATAAAGCGAAACATTCGGATAACGATTGAGCCCCATTAAATGGCCAGACATTTCTGTGATGGCTCCAATATGGAAATGTACATTTGGCAGCTGAGTCAAGAGCTGCTCTATTTGCTCTAGCTGATCACTATTGGTCAAAATCAAGGCTTCTGGATTCATATTATTAAGGCGCTGGTAATCATAAATATAACCAATATTGTGGAAATAGACTTTTTCTTCCGGTGTTGCCAAGCTTTGAATTTTCTCATATACCTGCCTGTCCTGAACAGCGATGCGGATATTGCGATGAGGCATTTTCATAGCTACTTTCATATTTCCAGGTAAGGCTTCTCCGATAGGCTCCTGCCAGAAAAGAACATCTTCTGCACGACCATTTTTAGGACGAAGAGCGTAGGCCACTAAGAAGGGGGTTGCTAGAGAATTATAAATAATACGATCTGTATCATATCCACGATATTGCAGATAAAAGACGACAAATTCTTGTTTGGATTTAAAGATGTGACGCTTTCCTTCAAGTGTCAAGATGATATCACCAGTCAGATGATTTT
Above is a window of Streptococcus cristatus ATCC 51100 DNA encoding:
- a CDS encoding YfcC family protein yields the protein MSEKAKKGFKMPSSYTVLLIIIAIMAVLTWIIPAGAFVDGVYKAQPQNPQGIWDVLMAPIRAMLGTHPEEGSLIKETSAAIDVAFFILMVGGFLGVVNETGMLDTGIASIVKKYKGREKMLILVLMPLFALGGTTYGMGEETMAFYPLLVPVMMAVGFDSLTGVAIILLGSQIGCLASTLNPFATGIASSTAGVGLGEGIILRLIFWFALTGLSTWFVYKYADKIQKDPTKSLTYATRDEDMKFFNVGEDEENVNSTLTKKQKHVFVLFVLTFVLMVLSFIPWSDLGITLFGDLNTWLTGLPVIGKIVGSSTAALGTWYFPEGAMLFAFMGILIGVVYGLKEDKIISAFMNGAADLLSVALIVAIARGIQVIMNDGMITDTILNWGKEGLSGLSSQVFIVLTYIFYLPMSFLIPSSSGLASATMGIMAPLGEFVNVRPSLIITAYQSASGVLNLIAPTSGIVMGALALGRINIGTWWKFMGKLVVAIIVVTIALLLLGTFIPFL
- the arcC gene encoding carbamate kinase — translated: MANRKIVVALGGNAILSSDPSAKAQQEALVETAKHLVKLIKNGDDLIITHGNGPQVGNLLLQHLAADSEKNPAFPLDSLVAMTEGSIGFWLQNALQNALLDEGIEKDVASVVTQVVVDKNDPAFVNLSKPIGPFYSEEEAKAEAEKSGATFKEDAGRGWRKVVASPKPVDIKEIETIRTLLNAGQVVVAAGGGGIPVIKEDNGHLAGVEAVIDKDFASQRLAELVEADLFIVLTGVDYVFVNYNKPDQEKLEHVNVAQLEEYIKQDQFAPGSMLPKVEAAIAFVNGRPEGKAVITSLENLGALIESESGTIIEKE
- the argF gene encoding ornithine carbamoyltransferase, whose amino-acid sequence is MTHSVFQGRSFLAEKDFTRAELEYLIGLSAHLKDLKKRNIQHHYLAGKNIALLFEKTSTRTRAAFTTAAIDLGAHPEYLGANDIQLGKKESTEDTAKVLGRMFDGIEFRGFSQRMVEELAEFSGVPVWNGLTDEWHPTQMLADYLTVQENFGRLEGLTLVYCGDGRNNVANSLLVTGAILGVNVHIFSPKELFPEKEIVELAEGFAKESGAHILITEDADEAVKGADVLYTDVWVSMGEEDKFAERVALLKPYQVNMELVKKADNEDLIFLHCLPAFHDTNTVYGKDVAEKFGVEEMEVTDEVFRSKYARHFDQAENRMHTIKAVMAATLGNLYIPKV
- the arcA gene encoding arginine deiminase, with the protein product MSTHPIHVFSEIGKLKKVMLHRPGKELENLLPDYLERLLFDDIPFLEDAQKEHDAFAQALRDEGIEVLYLEKLAAESLISPEIREQFIEEYLEEANIRGRETKKAIRELLHGIKDNQELVEKTMAGVQKAELPEIPDEAKGLTDLVESDYPFAIDPMPNLYFTRDPFATIGNAVSLNHMFADTRNRETLYGKYIFKYHPEYAGKVELVYNREEDTRIEGGDELVLSKDVLAVGISQRTDAASIEKLLVNIFKKNVGFKKVLAFEFANNRKFMHLDTVFTMVDYDKFTIHPEIEGDLRVYSVTYENEKLKIVEEKGDLAELLAQNLGVEKVHLIRCGGGNIVAAGREQWNDGSNTLTIAPGVVVVYDRNTVTNKILEEYGLRLIKIRGSELVRGRGGPRCMSMPFEREEV
- a CDS encoding Crp/Fnr family transcriptional regulator, whose product is MINKEHYQIIRQHPAFAHFPVEIFDKIAIEIQFRKIPKGQIIFFSGDRRDRLFLLHRGYVRIEQYDSTDTFSYMDYIKMNSVFPYGGMFFDERYHYTASAVTNVEYFSIPMDLFEDYSKKNVDQLLFITKRLSQILEFQELRLRNVVSASATDRVTQSLSILCMDLCKEQDTLPFPMSMKELAKLGATTRETVNQVLKKLREEGVIDYEHKKLTFKNKDYFMRYFEGS
- a CDS encoding YhfC family intramembrane metalloprotease codes for the protein MLQMHILIAMVLILAAVVIPVIYFKKTKQISLLVFLLGGVGFYLSSQIFENLLHRLVLQPQADGTIALMKNAPLLYVLYGIATAAIFEETARYVIFRYLQKKRPLTIGDGLAYGLGHGGIEALFIGISGLLSLFVLAQLVSQGDSTLLAQLPQTTISHVQKLQVGQIYLLAFERILALAIQVFLTFWVWTAVKDKKMSYFLAALGFHALIDLAPALVQVGWLTQPILVEVIILVEFLALVFLTKKFLSLSIFNTKSKNA
- a CDS encoding serine hydrolase, yielding MIKNDIKKLACWFGGVFLFICYLGLLVEPQRADKKIAEAGQSIASSQSTEGEETKSEGTARASKTMEEKQEVIEQDFPTMEALGLSYDYANMTLPQVIQAYMDDMGIESSQLAFSYKDLTTGQTYAMNDTQSMTAGSTYKLPLNMLVVDEVAAGKLSLEERFDITNTSYEYKGEHDNYVAAFNGAMSIPDMQEYSLVYSENTPAYALAERLGGMDKAYSMFGRYGQSKAKVKTISRENKTTTDYYIQVLEYLWNNQEKYKDILYFIGVSFPGEYYKRYLYDLTIYQKPGYVREALNVDAIVMEEKPYIVALYTAYLGGSTEASEEISGVGIDQVGQIAYIINEWHRVNMN
- the sodA gene encoding superoxide dismutase SodA is translated as MAIILPDLPYAYDALEPYIDEETMHLHHDKHHQTYVNNVNAALEKHPEIGEDLEKLLADVESIPADIRQAVINNGGGHLNHALFWELMTPEKTAPSAELAAAIDATFGSFEEFQAAFTAAATTRFGSGWAWLVVNKEGKLEVTSTANQDTPISEGKKPILGLDVWEHAYYVKYRNVRPDYIKAFFSVINWNKVDELYAAAK
- the holA gene encoding DNA polymerase III subunit delta, which encodes MLAIEKIRKITPENLSTLTILTGDDLGQFELLKDEFLKQIHYDPADLNVTLFDMKETSYADVELDLVSLPFFADEKIIILDHFADLTTAKKRYLSDEEVKSFEQYLENPNSTTKLVIFAEGKLDSKRRLVKILKRDGQIFEAAEIKEADLRQYFTKQAQLEGLDFVPKAFDHLLIKSGFHFSEISKNLAFLKSYKESGQVSLEDIAEAIPKTLQDNIFDLTQLILQKQIDAARSLVRDLTLQGEDEIKLIAIMLGQFRMFTQVKILADNGRSESQIVSDLSDYLGRKINPFQVKFALKDARGLSLNFLKRTLTCLIETDYQIKSGLYDKDYLFDLALLKIATGNF
- the gtfB gene encoding accessory Sec system glycosylation chaperone GtfB — protein: MICLFDRYDQASFDLLRSLKATGLDCPVVVVQDDGYLSPDVESPYSYFTGDLDTPEGRPIYFNLVPKPHLWEIRSSNVNGEILDMGKKRANIFYRQPTHERRVRAVEWLDTEGKVRAADIYNRKGRLFAQITYDQTQRPTHTRYFDQNNVVVIMENHLTGDIILTLEGKRHIFKSKQEFVVFYLQYRGYDTDRIIYNSLATPFLVAYALRPKNGRAEDVLFWQEPIGEALPGNMKVAMKMPHRNIRIAVQDRQVYEKIQSLATPEEKVYFHNIGYIYDYQRLNNMNPEALILTNSDQLEQIEQLLTQLPNVHFHIGAITEMSGHLMGLNRYPNVSLYPNIRPAKVAELFERCDLYLDINISDEILNACRTAFENNMLILSFKNTCHSRRFIADDHIYTPENVSIMVDKIQAVLAYSSEMEAALARQKQVANQASLEQYKA